In a genomic window of Micromonospora cremea:
- a CDS encoding S8 family peptidase, protein MRRRQRRALTAGVLATALAAAGLTASPADAQEKPAATVSGPRGTFTLITGDRVSLDAGGPPRIQRGPGRAGMRFVSSREGGHQYVIPVDAMPMLRDGRLDRRLFDLTALGEFGYDDRTAELPLLVTYPENMAAQARSAAVAGAARVRADLPAAHALAVRAGLDDRAELWSSLTRGTSSARALAAGITHVWLDGKRRVSLDRSVPQIGAPAAWQEGFDGDGVTVGVLDTGIDASHPDFAGHIAAIHDFTGGNDPGDTVGHGTHVASTIMGSGAASGGRYRGVAPGAKLVVGKVCATTECQDSDIIAGMQWAAPQARVINLSLGDKDTPALDPLETAVQDLSHRYGTLFVVAAGNEGKPKSVSTPASADDALAVAAVDADDQRAYFSSRGPRVGDNHIKPEISAPGVDIVAAAPGGGYAPMSGTSMATPHVAGSAAILAGRHPDWSGAQLKAALMGSAKPADADSLYDQGAGRVDVGRAVAQPVATDVAAIDFPVQRWPHADDTPFTRVIGYRNTGTAPVSLSLSVTPAPAGMITVSPATLVVPAGGRAEATVTVDTRGEATDGLYPGAVTATGAGDLRVRTPFALNREIESYDVRLDHTGRDGKPATEYETVAANLTTGEFTTLAGQPGGGTMRLPKGRYALYSTIHEGGKSSLLVQPVLDVRGPVTEALDARTARPVSLTVPQRDAAPLSINVSANWNDGFRYPGVQLSGVSFADVFFGRIGPAVTAPEFAATLGVGLARPGLDGTFRNSPYTYDLAYVRQGDMFTGLTSKLTPKNLATVKTTYRSQSSNATAVRFHRAASPGGPGPIGSSNSFDLPFHATEYYNTDGGLVWTSTFVEGDNLTTQESTFQAGRTYHQTWNAAPFGPTLAQPPAWSSLGYAGRDGDTISIASPPLFGDASGRPGSREDLQVRYRLSQNGKEIATADGSYADFSVPAGKATYRLEATVTRGAPDTLSTSVSVAWTFTSAHTSKPEPLPLTTARPTPVLDDTNTARAGRAMTIPVALDQQPGSAAAPNRTLGVSASFDDGRTWVALPVIRGVARITHPRQPGFVSLRMTATDTAGNTVTQTIQRAYRIA, encoded by the coding sequence GTGCGACGACGGCAACGACGCGCCCTGACAGCCGGAGTGCTCGCGACCGCACTGGCGGCAGCGGGCCTGACGGCTTCCCCCGCGGACGCGCAGGAGAAGCCGGCGGCAACGGTCTCCGGGCCGCGCGGCACCTTCACGTTGATCACCGGGGACCGGGTTTCGCTCGACGCGGGCGGCCCTCCGCGGATCCAGCGGGGACCGGGACGGGCCGGCATGCGGTTCGTGAGCAGCCGGGAGGGTGGCCACCAGTACGTCATCCCGGTGGACGCGATGCCGATGCTGCGCGACGGGCGGCTCGACCGGCGGCTGTTCGACCTCACCGCGCTCGGTGAGTTCGGCTACGACGACCGGACGGCCGAGCTGCCGCTGCTGGTCACGTACCCGGAGAACATGGCGGCGCAGGCGCGGTCCGCCGCCGTCGCCGGAGCCGCACGGGTGCGGGCCGACCTGCCCGCCGCCCACGCGCTGGCCGTGCGGGCGGGCTTGGACGACCGGGCCGAGCTGTGGTCGTCACTCACCCGCGGCACGTCGTCGGCGCGCGCGCTCGCCGCCGGGATCACCCACGTGTGGCTGGACGGCAAGCGACGAGTGTCCCTCGATCGCAGCGTGCCGCAGATCGGCGCCCCGGCGGCCTGGCAGGAGGGCTTCGACGGCGACGGCGTGACGGTCGGGGTGCTGGACACCGGCATCGACGCCAGCCACCCCGACTTCGCCGGGCACATCGCCGCGATCCACGACTTCACCGGCGGCAACGACCCCGGCGACACGGTCGGCCACGGCACCCACGTGGCGTCGACCATCATGGGCAGTGGCGCCGCCTCCGGCGGCAGGTACCGCGGCGTGGCGCCGGGCGCGAAGCTGGTCGTCGGCAAGGTCTGCGCCACCACCGAGTGCCAGGACTCGGACATCATCGCCGGCATGCAGTGGGCCGCGCCGCAGGCCCGGGTGATCAACCTGAGCCTCGGCGACAAGGACACGCCGGCTCTCGACCCGCTGGAGACCGCGGTCCAGGACCTCAGCCACCGGTACGGCACCCTCTTCGTGGTCGCCGCCGGCAACGAAGGCAAGCCGAAGTCGGTCTCGACGCCAGCCTCCGCTGACGACGCCCTCGCCGTCGCCGCGGTCGACGCCGACGACCAGCGGGCCTACTTCTCGAGCCGGGGCCCCCGCGTCGGCGACAACCACATCAAGCCCGAGATCAGCGCGCCAGGCGTCGACATCGTGGCGGCCGCCCCCGGCGGCGGCTACGCCCCCATGTCGGGCACGTCGATGGCGACGCCGCACGTGGCGGGCTCGGCCGCGATCCTCGCCGGGCGCCATCCCGACTGGTCCGGTGCCCAGCTCAAGGCTGCCCTGATGGGCTCGGCCAAGCCGGCCGACGCCGACAGCCTCTATGACCAGGGCGCCGGGCGGGTCGACGTCGGTCGTGCCGTCGCTCAGCCCGTCGCCACCGACGTCGCCGCGATCGACTTCCCGGTCCAGCGCTGGCCCCACGCCGACGACACCCCGTTCACCCGCGTCATCGGTTACCGCAACACCGGCACCGCCCCGGTCAGTCTCTCGCTCAGCGTCACCCCGGCTCCCGCCGGAATGATCACTGTCAGCCCGGCCACCCTGGTGGTGCCGGCCGGCGGTCGCGCCGAGGCCACGGTCACGGTGGACACCCGGGGAGAGGCCACCGACGGCCTCTACCCGGGCGCGGTGACCGCGACCGGCGCCGGCGACCTGCGGGTACGGACGCCGTTCGCGCTCAACCGGGAGATCGAGAGCTACGACGTCCGGCTCGACCACACCGGGCGCGACGGCAAACCGGCAACGGAGTACGAGACCGTGGCGGCGAACCTGACCACCGGCGAGTTCACCACCCTCGCCGGGCAACCGGGCGGCGGCACGATGCGGCTGCCCAAGGGCCGCTACGCGCTGTACAGCACGATCCACGAGGGCGGCAAGTCGTCCCTGCTCGTGCAGCCGGTCCTGGACGTACGCGGCCCGGTCACCGAGGCGCTCGACGCCCGCACCGCCCGGCCGGTCTCGCTGACCGTGCCCCAGCGGGACGCCGCACCGCTCTCGATCAACGTGAGCGCGAACTGGAACGACGGCTTCCGCTACCCGGGTGTCCAGCTCAGCGGGGTGTCGTTCGCGGACGTCTTCTTCGGCCGGATCGGGCCCGCCGTCACGGCCCCCGAGTTCGCGGCGACACTCGGCGTCGGGCTCGCCCGCCCGGGCCTGGACGGGACGTTCCGGAACAGCCCCTACACGTACGACCTCGCGTACGTGCGCCAGGGCGACATGTTCACTGGCCTGACCAGCAAGCTCACCCCGAAGAACCTCGCCACCGTCAAGACGACCTACCGCAGCCAGTCCAGCAACGCGACCGCCGTCCGCTTCCACCGCGCGGCGTCCCCCGGCGGCCCGGGACCGATCGGTTCGAGCAACTCGTTCGACCTGCCGTTCCACGCCACCGAGTACTACAACACCGACGGAGGCCTCGTCTGGACGTCCACGTTCGTCGAGGGCGACAACCTCACCACGCAGGAGTCCACCTTCCAGGCGGGCAGGACCTACCACCAGACCTGGAACGCGGCACCCTTCGGGCCCACGTTGGCCCAGCCCCCGGCCTGGTCGTCGCTCGGCTACGCGGGCCGCGACGGGGATACCATCTCGATCGCTTCGCCGCCCCTTTTCGGCGACGCTTCCGGCCGCCCCGGCAGCCGTGAGGACCTGCAGGTCCGTTACCGGTTGTCGCAGAACGGCAAGGAGATCGCCACCGCCGACGGCTCGTACGCGGACTTCTCGGTGCCCGCCGGCAAGGCCACCTACCGCCTGGAGGCGACCGTCACCCGCGGTGCTCCGGACACCCTGTCGACATCGGTCTCGGTGGCCTGGACCTTCACCTCGGCGCACACGTCGAAGCCGGAGCCGCTGCCCTTGACCACGGCCCGGCCGACGCCCGTGCTGGACGACACCAACACGGCCCGGGCGGGCCGGGCGATGACCATCCCCGTGGCACTCGACCAGCAGCCGGGATCGGCGGCCGCGCCGAACCGGACGCTCGGCGTCTCCGCGTCGTTCGACGACGGCAGGACGTGGGTCGCGTTGCCGGTCATCCGGGGCGTCGCCCGGATCACCCATCCGCGCCAGCCCGGCTTCGTGTCGTTGCGCATGACGGCTACCGACACCGCCGGCAACACGGTGACGCAGACGATCCAGCGGGCCTACCGGATCGCCTGA
- a CDS encoding YciI family protein — protein sequence MEFLCYHRDRRGSLALRGELLEEHWSYMDRYAAEMIARGPTFADDGDTPTGSLHIVDLPDSAAALAFAFDEPNYQAGVYRDVLLRRWRNTLGRTMWDFPGGRMGGGRYLVLGLGTGQAADLAVPSDRDGLIAYGPLLSDDGVTWLGTAALVQASDPDTARAVLTLDRYADIEVHNWAFGGRPS from the coding sequence ATGGAGTTCCTCTGCTACCACCGGGACCGGCGCGGCTCTCTGGCGCTGCGCGGCGAGCTGCTGGAAGAGCACTGGTCCTACATGGACCGGTACGCGGCGGAGATGATCGCCCGCGGCCCGACCTTCGCCGACGACGGTGACACGCCCACCGGCAGTCTGCACATCGTCGACCTGCCAGATTCCGCCGCCGCTCTGGCGTTCGCCTTCGACGAGCCCAACTACCAGGCCGGGGTGTACCGGGACGTACTGCTGCGCCGCTGGCGCAACACCCTGGGGCGCACCATGTGGGACTTCCCTGGAGGGCGCATGGGTGGTGGCCGGTACCTGGTGCTCGGCCTCGGCACGGGGCAGGCCGCCGACCTCGCCGTGCCGTCGGACCGGGACGGACTGATCGCGTACGGGCCGCTGCTGTCCGACGATGGCGTCACCTGGCTGGGTACGGCTGCGCTGGTCCAGGCGTCGGACCCGGACACGGCGCGCGCCGTCCTGACCCTGGATCGGTACGCCGACATCGAGGTGCACAACTGGGCGTTCGGCGGGCGGCCGTCATGA
- a CDS encoding PadR family transcriptional regulator — protein MTESPLREPTFLVLTALAEAPRHGYAVIEDVLRISDGRVRLRAGTLYAVLDRLRADGLIEVEREEVVQSRLRRYYRLTALGARRLTDEAARLRHNADAARVRLRRGGLLTDGGAA, from the coding sequence ATGACCGAGAGTCCGCTTCGGGAGCCCACGTTCCTGGTGCTCACCGCGTTGGCCGAGGCACCCAGGCACGGCTACGCCGTCATCGAGGACGTGCTGCGCATCTCCGACGGCCGGGTGCGACTGCGTGCCGGCACCCTCTACGCCGTTCTCGATCGGCTCCGCGCTGACGGCCTCATCGAGGTCGAACGCGAAGAGGTGGTGCAGTCGCGACTGCGCCGCTACTACCGACTCACCGCCCTGGGCGCACGTCGGCTCACCGACGAGGCGGCCCGCCTGCGACACAACGCGGACGCGGCTCGCGTACGGCTGCGCCGGGGCGGCCTGCTGACCGACGGAGGTGCGGCGTGA
- a CDS encoding dihydrofolate reductase family protein → MAVRKLVYFVAATVDGFIAGPDGADPTGPGGFWPIPDDYLRHLISRYPETLPGPARQAFGIDAEGSRFDTVLEGRHSYDLGLKAGVTDAYPHLRHLVFSRTLGESPDPAVEVRSGDPITTVRELKRYDGKDIWVIGGGALAGALYPEIDELVVKLAPLTIGAGIPLFGRDAVFAPRTWQLTDHTVLDSGALFLTYGRHTPDRS, encoded by the coding sequence ATGGCTGTGCGTAAGCTCGTGTACTTCGTAGCCGCCACAGTGGACGGTTTCATCGCCGGACCCGACGGCGCGGACCCCACCGGCCCTGGCGGGTTCTGGCCCATTCCGGACGACTACCTGCGCCACCTCATCTCCAGGTATCCGGAGACCCTGCCGGGCCCGGCCCGGCAGGCGTTCGGCATCGACGCGGAGGGCTCGCGGTTCGACACCGTTCTGGAGGGGCGTCACTCGTACGACCTTGGGCTGAAGGCCGGCGTGACCGATGCCTACCCCCACCTGCGTCACCTGGTGTTCTCGCGGACCCTGGGCGAGAGCCCCGACCCGGCCGTCGAGGTCAGGTCCGGGGACCCGATCACCACGGTGCGCGAGCTCAAACGCTACGACGGCAAGGACATCTGGGTGATCGGCGGTGGCGCCCTGGCCGGCGCCCTGTATCCCGAGATCGATGAGCTGGTCGTCAAGCTGGCTCCGCTGACCATCGGCGCCGGCATCCCGCTGTTCGGCCGTGACGCGGTCTTCGCGCCGCGCACCTGGCAGCTGACCGACCACACCGTGCTGGACAGTGGCGCGCTCTTCCTGACCTACGGCCGCCACACGCCGGACAGGAGCTGA
- a CDS encoding MmcQ/YjbR family DNA-binding protein translates to MADADDVRRLALALPQAVEIDSEGFDFRVDGKGFVWSYPERRPGEPRVIRTDIAVLFVGDEAEKQALLLGEPDLFFTAPGYDGLPLVLLCLEEVGVDRLRELVTDAWRMRAPHALVGDLDEGSLRPG, encoded by the coding sequence GTGGCTGACGCCGACGATGTTCGTCGTCTGGCGCTGGCCCTGCCGCAGGCGGTGGAGATCGACAGTGAGGGCTTCGACTTCCGCGTGGACGGCAAGGGTTTCGTGTGGTCCTATCCCGAGCGCAGGCCGGGTGAGCCACGCGTGATCCGAACCGATATCGCGGTGCTGTTCGTCGGCGATGAGGCCGAGAAGCAGGCTCTGCTGCTCGGGGAGCCCGACCTCTTCTTCACCGCGCCCGGCTACGACGGCCTGCCACTGGTGCTGCTGTGCCTGGAGGAGGTGGGAGTCGACCGCCTGCGGGAGCTAGTGACCGACGCGTGGCGCATGCGTGCGCCGCACGCGCTCGTCGGGGACCTCGACGAAGGAAGCCTTCGCCCGGGCTGA
- a CDS encoding SigE family RNA polymerase sigma factor produces MRDAEEFDALYAACAGRIVGHVYALTGNRSEAEDAVAEAFTRAWQRWPTVRQADSPEAWVRRVASRTAVSSWRKTFNRMRAHRRAAVDQSVPGLNEDHVALLQALQRLSANQRRAVVLHHLNDLSVAEVAAEMQAPIGTVKTYLARGRRAMAGLLDEARQEGTSHD; encoded by the coding sequence ATGCGTGACGCCGAGGAGTTCGACGCCCTCTACGCGGCCTGTGCCGGCCGGATCGTGGGTCACGTCTATGCCCTCACCGGCAACCGCAGCGAGGCGGAGGACGCCGTCGCCGAGGCCTTCACCCGGGCCTGGCAGCGCTGGCCGACCGTGCGGCAGGCGGACAGCCCGGAGGCATGGGTCCGCCGGGTCGCCTCCCGAACCGCGGTGAGCAGTTGGCGCAAGACGTTCAACCGGATGCGCGCGCACCGCCGGGCAGCCGTCGACCAGAGCGTGCCCGGACTCAACGAGGACCACGTCGCCCTGTTGCAGGCGCTGCAACGGCTGAGCGCCAACCAGCGCCGCGCCGTCGTGCTGCACCACCTGAACGATCTCAGCGTCGCCGAGGTGGCAGCCGAGATGCAGGCGCCCATCGGGACCGTCAAGACGTACCTCGCCCGCGGTCGGAGGGCCATGGCCGGGTTGCTGGACGAGGCGCGGCAGGAGGGAACCTCCCATGACTGA